One Thomasclavelia spiroformis DSM 1552 DNA window includes the following coding sequences:
- the ltrA gene encoding group II intron reverse transcriptase/maturase, which translates to MKDTQDKIGYCQLSLGLLYEDSTEYDNSGEVYPTSKQEISHTKNTNRFVVHEKLLETIMEDANIEKAIQRVMSNKGSGGVDKMQVAEVRTHFAQHWSYLKKLIMEGHYSPQAVKRVEIPKDNGKKRELGIPTVTDRVIQQAIVQVLTPIFEPQFSDNSYGFRPRRNAHQAVRKVVEYANEGYRYTVDLDLEKYFDTVNHSRLIQILSQTIKDGRVISLIHKYLNAGVIVKHKFEETTKGVPQGGPLSPLLSNIYLNEFDKEMERRGNRFVRYADDCVILFKSKRSAMRVKETVTRYLEEKLFVKVNQEKTKVAYITDIKFLGFGFYIEKSGNVRITVHKKSKEKMKKRIKEITKRNRPISSKELAKELKEYITGWVNYYRIANMSKHLREIDSWMRRRIRMIYWKRWKLVRTRYRNLQKLGINKSKAWEWANTRKSYWHIANSFILKRTLTNEVLKIYGFISALDYYNSINL; encoded by the coding sequence ATGAAAGATACTCAAGATAAAATAGGATACTGTCAACTATCATTAGGCTTACTCTATGAAGATAGTACGGAATACGACAATAGTGGAGAAGTGTATCCTACATCAAAACAAGAGATATCACATACGAAGAACACCAATAGATTTGTAGTACATGAGAAGTTACTTGAAACAATTATGGAGGATGCCAATATAGAAAAGGCAATCCAAAGGGTTATGAGTAATAAGGGAAGTGGTGGTGTAGATAAAATGCAAGTCGCAGAAGTTCGTACGCATTTCGCACAACACTGGTCTTATCTAAAGAAACTTATCATGGAGGGACATTATAGTCCACAAGCCGTTAAAAGAGTAGAAATACCAAAAGATAACGGAAAGAAAAGAGAGTTAGGAATTCCAACAGTGACGGATAGGGTCATACAACAGGCGATAGTACAGGTACTGACACCAATATTTGAACCCCAATTCAGTGACAATAGTTATGGGTTCCGACCAAGAAGAAATGCCCATCAAGCAGTAAGAAAAGTAGTCGAATACGCCAATGAAGGATATCGATATACAGTAGACCTAGATTTAGAGAAGTACTTTGATACAGTCAACCATTCAAGACTTATACAGATATTGTCACAAACTATTAAAGACGGAAGAGTTATATCACTCATACATAAATATCTCAATGCAGGAGTCATAGTAAAACATAAGTTTGAAGAAACTACAAAAGGAGTACCCCAAGGTGGGCCACTCAGCCCATTATTATCAAATATATATCTTAATGAATTTGATAAAGAAATGGAAAGAAGAGGAAATCGATTTGTAAGGTACGCAGATGACTGTGTCATACTATTCAAAAGTAAAAGAAGTGCAATGAGAGTCAAAGAAACAGTGACAAGATATTTAGAAGAGAAATTATTTGTAAAAGTGAACCAAGAGAAGACAAAGGTAGCCTATATTACTGATATAAAATTCTTGGGCTTTGGATTTTATATAGAGAAGAGTGGTAATGTACGAATCACTGTTCACAAGAAATCTAAAGAAAAGATGAAAAAGAGAATAAAGGAAATCACCAAAAGGAACCGACCAATATCAAGTAAGGAATTAGCTAAAGAGTTAAAAGAATACATTACAGGTTGGGTGAATTACTATAGGATAGCGAATATGAGTAAACATCTAAGGGAAATAGACTCATGGATGAGAAGAAGAATACGAATGATATATTGGAAAAGATGGAAGTTAGTAAGAACAAGGTATAGAAATTTACAAAAACTAGGTATTAATAAAAGTAAGGCATGGGAATGGGCAAACACAAGAAAAAGCTACTGGCACATCGCCAATAGCTTCATACTAAAAAGGACACTTACAAATGAAGTATTAAAAATATACGGATTTATAAGTGCACTAGATTATTACAACTCTATAAACTTATGA